The proteins below are encoded in one region of Parvicella tangerina:
- a CDS encoding (4Fe-4S)-binding protein, with translation MKEEIKEYSNGEITITWEPKKCTHAGICVKTLPKVYNPIARPWIKINNASSQELVDQIDRCPSGALGYRKNS, from the coding sequence ATGAAAGAAGAGATTAAAGAATATTCTAATGGTGAAATTACAATCACCTGGGAACCCAAAAAGTGTACACATGCGGGTATTTGTGTTAAAACGCTCCCGAAAGTTTATAACCCCATTGCAAGACCCTGGATCAAGATCAACAATGCATCTTCTCAAGAGTTAGTGGATCAGATAGACCGTTGTCCTTCAGGAGCGCTTGGTTACAGAAAGAATTCGTAA
- a CDS encoding polysaccharide biosynthesis protein: protein MILRPKGNTPRWVILSVDILLSLLALAIAYAIRFDFVQPESDQLQSEWEVLKPSLLIYLVVRIGSFLITKTYSGIIRFTSTQDAKRIFLTILGGSIIFGLVSVIRYFFFDGFFMLPISIMVLEFVFAFMLLLAMRVAVKLLYIEQNKSRGATKSVVIYGAGDMGMATKKILEQDVNTLYNIIGFIDDNKSLQGKYLERTPIKSPNYLDKWAEKKEIDTLIIAINNPHPEKKRAIIQKSLELNLDLLSTPPLHQWSNGEFNTKLIKKVNIEDLLGRKEIKLHTDNIYKYLHDKVILVTGGAGSIGSELARQVIQYGPKKLILLDQAETPIYELSNELNNTFKQTDFEVVIADVSDRSRMKTVFDHFQPQIVFHAAAYKHVPLMEENPSEAIKTNVEGTKILADLSDEFNCESFVMISTDKAVNPTNVMGASKRIAEIYVQALDKNSSTKFTTTRFGNVLGSNGSVIPIFKKQIEQGGPVTVTDERITRFFMTIPEACQLVLEAGTMGTGGEIYVFDMGDSIRIIDLAKQMIKLSGFEVDKDIKIEITGLRPGEKLYEELLTTEENTIPTHHEKILIGKVKEYAFEEVSPKILALINSYAEQNNESMVKQMKALVPEFISNNSVFSKFDK, encoded by the coding sequence ATGATTTTAAGGCCAAAAGGAAATACACCTCGCTGGGTGATTTTAAGTGTAGACATTCTTCTTAGTTTGCTTGCTCTGGCCATTGCTTATGCCATTCGTTTTGATTTTGTTCAACCGGAATCGGATCAACTTCAAAGTGAATGGGAAGTGCTTAAACCTTCTTTGTTGATCTATTTGGTCGTACGAATTGGATCATTTCTAATTACCAAAACGTATTCTGGAATCATAAGATTCACAAGTACTCAAGATGCGAAACGGATCTTTTTGACCATACTTGGAGGGAGTATTATTTTTGGCTTGGTATCCGTGATTCGCTATTTTTTCTTTGATGGATTTTTTATGCTCCCCATCTCCATCATGGTGCTGGAGTTTGTTTTCGCCTTTATGCTCTTACTTGCGATGAGGGTTGCTGTCAAACTTCTTTATATCGAACAAAATAAATCTAGAGGAGCTACAAAAAGCGTTGTCATCTATGGTGCTGGAGACATGGGTATGGCTACCAAAAAGATTCTGGAGCAGGATGTGAACACACTTTACAACATCATTGGATTCATTGACGACAATAAGTCTCTTCAAGGAAAATATCTTGAACGAACTCCAATTAAATCGCCCAACTATTTGGATAAATGGGCTGAAAAGAAAGAGATCGATACGCTAATCATCGCTATTAATAACCCTCACCCTGAAAAGAAACGGGCAATCATACAGAAATCTTTGGAGTTGAACTTAGACCTCTTGAGCACTCCTCCCCTCCACCAATGGAGTAACGGAGAGTTCAATACCAAGTTGATTAAAAAGGTAAACATTGAAGACTTGCTCGGAAGAAAAGAAATCAAACTTCACACAGACAACATCTACAAATACCTTCATGACAAAGTAATTTTAGTGACCGGTGGAGCGGGATCTATTGGAAGTGAGTTGGCTCGTCAAGTCATTCAATACGGTCCGAAGAAACTCATTCTATTAGATCAGGCTGAAACACCAATCTATGAACTCAGCAATGAATTGAATAACACCTTTAAACAAACAGATTTTGAAGTGGTTATTGCTGACGTATCCGATAGAAGCAGAATGAAAACCGTCTTTGATCACTTCCAACCTCAGATCGTTTTTCATGCGGCTGCGTACAAACACGTCCCCCTCATGGAAGAAAACCCTTCAGAAGCAATCAAAACGAATGTTGAAGGGACAAAGATCCTTGCGGATTTGAGTGATGAGTTCAACTGTGAATCTTTTGTAATGATCTCAACGGATAAGGCTGTAAATCCAACCAATGTTATGGGAGCCTCCAAACGTATAGCGGAGATTTATGTACAGGCATTGGACAAAAATTCGTCAACTAAATTCACCACAACACGGTTTGGCAATGTGTTAGGGAGCAACGGGTCTGTTATTCCTATTTTCAAAAAACAGATCGAACAAGGAGGGCCTGTAACCGTTACAGACGAGCGCATTACTCGATTTTTCATGACGATACCAGAAGCTTGTCAACTTGTTCTTGAAGCTGGTACTATGGGAACGGGCGGTGAAATCTACGTATTTGATATGGGAGATAGCATCCGGATCATTGATCTTGCAAAACAAATGATCAAACTCTCTGGCTTTGAAGTAGACAAGGATATAAAGATTGAAATCACTGGGTTACGACCAGGTGAAAAGCTTTATGAAGAACTGCTTACAACGGAAGAAAACACCATTCCAACGCATCATGAAAAGATTCTTATTGGAAAAGTTAAGGAGTATGCATTTGAGGAAGTTTCCCCAAAAATTTTAGCGCTGATCAACTCCTATGCTGAACAAAATAATGAATCAATGGTTAAGCAGATGAAAGCTTTAGTTCCAGAGTTTATTAGTAACAACTCTGTTTTTAGTAAATTTGATAAATAA
- a CDS encoding class I SAM-dependent methyltransferase encodes MNFYFLCTYKALSMQRPFNISPRNTLKGRHKEIYEFELPDHNIDDKVVQSFGEEWSKFHQFSQEDIDQLGEMYFDIITDEMVNERTYGFDLGCGTGRWTKVLTSRIGFMEAIDPSDAIYTADELLKNDDNVRLSRASSDRIPFDDETFDFGMSIGVLHHIPDTQKAMRNCVEKVKKGGYFYTYLYYNFEDRGFLFKTLFGIVDGVRQVVSSLSPRLKKFICDIIAIVIYMPLVLLARLFNKVGMDSIAKRIPLYFYHDQSFYIIRNDALDRFGTALEQRFSKQEVITMMKHAGLDDIVVSDGAPYWHAVGKRVR; translated from the coding sequence ATGAATTTTTATTTTCTTTGCACCTACAAAGCGCTAAGCATGCAAAGACCATTTAATATTTCGCCCAGAAATACGCTAAAAGGAAGGCACAAGGAGATTTACGAGTTCGAATTACCTGATCACAACATAGACGATAAGGTGGTGCAGTCTTTTGGAGAAGAATGGTCTAAATTTCACCAATTTTCACAGGAAGATATCGATCAATTGGGTGAAATGTACTTCGATATTATCACAGATGAAATGGTTAATGAGCGTACATACGGTTTTGATCTTGGTTGTGGAACCGGAAGGTGGACCAAAGTTCTGACCAGTCGAATCGGTTTTATGGAAGCTATTGATCCTAGCGATGCTATTTATACAGCTGATGAATTACTGAAGAATGATGACAACGTTCGACTTTCACGTGCAAGCTCAGACCGTATTCCCTTTGATGATGAAACGTTTGACTTTGGGATGTCGATTGGTGTTCTGCATCATATTCCTGACACCCAAAAGGCCATGCGTAATTGTGTAGAGAAAGTCAAAAAAGGAGGCTATTTCTACACTTACCTGTATTATAACTTTGAGGATCGGGGCTTCTTGTTCAAAACACTTTTTGGAATCGTAGATGGTGTTAGACAGGTAGTGAGTTCGCTTAGTCCAAGATTAAAGAAGTTTATTTGTGATATCATTGCCATTGTCATCTACATGCCTCTGGTCTTGTTAGCTAGGCTTTTTAATAAAGTTGGTATGGATTCCATCGCGAAAAGGATCCCACTTTATTTCTATCATGATCAATCCTTCTATATCATACGTAATGACGCCTTAGATCGCTTTGGAACAGCCCTAGAACAGCGATTTTCTAAGCAAGAAGTTATCACCATGATGAAGCATGCTGGTTTAGATGATATTGTAGTTTCGGATGGAGCCCCCTACTGGCATGCAGTTGGCAAAAGAGTCAGATAA
- a CDS encoding pirin family protein — protein sequence MEDSKLKRRSFLSRLSFASLGAISIPYLGLGKDPKTTTNTSVKNVKTVKNIKPLGFQWETLDPFLFCVHHEDFFPKGNGEMGPAASYLNGRNLGEDFIIKDGFRMYHGKKVPGFPGHPHRGFETVTVVRKGWVDHADSLGAAGRYGNGDVQWMTAGKGVQHSEMFPLIHDDKENTMELFQIWLNLPAKNKMVEPHFKMMWRESIQKIRHNSNGKETVVELIAGSLDNRKAAAPPPDSWASDDKNEVMILNIKMEAGAVWELPAASEGTNRMLYFYEGEELSVDNEILKGYHSAEVEASEVLTLAAKTDSSILILQGKPIGENVIQYGPFVMNTKQEIHDAFEEYHATQFGGWPWDRYDQVHDKNKQRFALHADGTLEEKKF from the coding sequence ATGGAAGATTCAAAACTCAAACGAAGATCCTTTTTGTCCAGGCTGTCTTTTGCTTCACTTGGAGCCATCTCAATACCCTATTTGGGGTTAGGGAAAGACCCAAAAACGACTACAAATACTTCCGTCAAAAACGTTAAAACTGTGAAAAATATTAAACCACTTGGTTTCCAGTGGGAGACCTTAGATCCTTTTTTATTTTGTGTGCACCATGAAGACTTCTTTCCGAAAGGAAATGGTGAAATGGGACCAGCTGCTAGCTACCTAAATGGTAGAAACTTAGGAGAAGATTTCATCATTAAGGATGGCTTCCGAATGTATCACGGAAAAAAAGTACCCGGCTTTCCCGGACATCCTCATCGGGGTTTTGAAACGGTAACTGTGGTACGTAAAGGATGGGTAGACCACGCTGACTCACTAGGAGCCGCTGGTCGCTACGGAAATGGTGATGTACAGTGGATGACTGCGGGCAAAGGCGTACAGCACTCTGAAATGTTTCCGTTAATCCATGATGACAAAGAAAACACCATGGAGCTGTTTCAAATCTGGTTAAATCTGCCAGCAAAAAACAAAATGGTCGAGCCCCATTTTAAAATGATGTGGCGAGAATCCATTCAAAAGATCAGACATAATAGCAATGGAAAAGAAACCGTTGTTGAACTGATTGCAGGCTCACTTGATAATAGAAAAGCCGCTGCTCCTCCACCCGATTCATGGGCTTCAGATGACAAAAATGAGGTGATGATTCTGAACATCAAAATGGAAGCAGGAGCTGTATGGGAACTGCCAGCAGCCAGTGAAGGAACGAATCGAATGCTTTACTTTTATGAAGGGGAAGAGCTTAGCGTGGATAATGAGATCTTAAAAGGTTACCACTCTGCTGAAGTTGAAGCTAGTGAAGTGTTAACGCTAGCAGCGAAAACTGATTCCAGCATCCTGATTCTGCAGGGAAAACCGATTGGAGAAAACGTTATTCAGTACGGACCATTTGTTATGAATACCAAACAAGAAATTCATGACGCCTTTGAAGAGTATCATGCGACCCAATTTGGTGGATGGCCATGGGATCGATACGATCAAGTGCATGACAAGAATAAACAACGCTTTGCCCTTCATGCAGATGGAACTTTGGAAGAGAAAAAGTTTTAG
- a CDS encoding MBOAT family O-acyltransferase — protein sequence MLFNSFDFLVFAVLFFSLWPLFRKQDNLRWGFIVFASFIFYGWWDWRFLFLILFSGLVDYFAGLGLRKKKFNKKMILGVSLGANLGALFIFKYAVFFATVIEDLVAKLGYEAHLAESIPEFALILPVGISFYTFQSLSYTIDIYRGRLEPTRNVLHFFAYLVMFPQLVAGPIIRAKDFLKQLKSYHIPNDLEKWNATKMICYGLFQKVVIADNLSYFIDSAFEGKTPYDGTLFWWTVAIAFSFQIYADFSGYSLMARGLAKMMGYHFKMNFNHPYLATSIKQFWSKWHISLSTWFRDYVYIPLGGSRNGIYMGIIALFITMMLSGIWHGANYTFIAWAGLHIIYQLIERYTKWNKKLKHLPALLTLIIFLQVTVAWVYFRANDINQGTTIIKKLFSLSSSDITYLSAYLDQLIYLYLAIVIEMIIRARKNRTPLSTFYSKHRDWVDVAFVSLSIIMILLFRGEGQQFIYFQF from the coding sequence ATGCTATTCAACTCATTTGATTTTTTAGTCTTTGCGGTACTCTTCTTTTCGCTGTGGCCTCTATTCAGGAAACAAGACAACTTAAGATGGGGATTTATTGTTTTCGCTAGTTTCATTTTTTACGGCTGGTGGGACTGGAGATTTTTATTCCTTATCCTTTTCAGTGGTCTAGTGGATTATTTTGCTGGGCTGGGTTTGAGAAAAAAGAAGTTCAATAAAAAAATGATCCTTGGAGTTTCTCTTGGCGCAAATCTAGGTGCTCTTTTTATTTTCAAGTATGCTGTTTTCTTCGCTACCGTTATTGAGGATCTTGTAGCTAAATTAGGTTATGAAGCTCATCTGGCAGAAAGTATCCCCGAATTTGCCCTCATCCTTCCTGTAGGAATCAGTTTTTATACTTTTCAGTCGCTCAGTTACACCATAGACATTTATCGTGGTCGCCTTGAGCCTACAAGAAATGTACTCCACTTCTTTGCTTACCTGGTTATGTTTCCGCAGTTGGTGGCTGGTCCGATCATACGTGCAAAAGACTTTCTTAAGCAACTTAAAAGCTACCATATTCCTAATGATCTGGAGAAGTGGAACGCCACGAAGATGATCTGTTATGGCTTGTTTCAAAAAGTAGTGATAGCCGATAACCTCTCCTATTTTATTGATAGCGCTTTTGAGGGAAAGACGCCCTATGATGGCACGCTCTTTTGGTGGACAGTGGCTATCGCTTTCTCTTTTCAAATTTATGCAGACTTTAGTGGCTACAGTTTAATGGCAAGAGGTTTGGCTAAAATGATGGGATATCACTTCAAAATGAACTTTAATCATCCCTACTTAGCAACGAGTATCAAGCAGTTTTGGTCTAAATGGCATATTTCACTTTCCACTTGGTTCAGAGACTATGTCTACATTCCACTTGGAGGATCCAGAAATGGGATCTACATGGGAATCATCGCACTCTTCATCACCATGATGCTGTCTGGGATATGGCATGGTGCCAACTATACTTTTATCGCATGGGCTGGGCTTCATATCATCTATCAATTGATAGAACGCTACACAAAATGGAACAAAAAACTCAAGCACCTTCCTGCGCTGCTAACGTTAATCATTTTTCTTCAAGTCACCGTAGCTTGGGTTTATTTCAGGGCGAATGACATCAATCAAGGAACCACGATCATTAAAAAGCTTTTTAGTCTCAGTTCTTCTGATATAACGTATTTGAGCGCTTATTTAGACCAACTGATCTATCTATACCTTGCCATTGTTATCGAAATGATCATACGCGCCAGGAAAAACAGAACACCATTGAGCACATTTTATTCTAAGCATCGAGATTGGGTAGATGTAGCATTTGTATCCCTGTCAATTATTATGATCTTACTGTTTAGAGGAGAAGGTCAGCAATTCATTTACTTCCAATTCTAG
- a CDS encoding PPK2 family polyphosphate kinase produces the protein MKLSDHPTRLEFDKSRKEIKKENKQLSKDIIELQRKLYAQKEKSLLVIFQGVDASGKDSALRDVFREINPAGCHVFSFKKPTEKEASHDFLWRVHHVCPAKGMIHIFNRSHYEDILVPKVEGYLPDDVIDERFEMMNDFERMLTKNGTTILKFYLHLSKDRQKEKLMKRVNRHDKHYKHSDGDWEVRKKWDQYMEVYEEIFERCNEVPWHIIPSDDNKEKANIIAKIVIEAMEQMDLSFPPLKSKLFTPEYEN, from the coding sequence ATGAAATTAAGCGACCACCCTACCCGATTAGAATTTGATAAATCACGTAAAGAGATCAAGAAAGAGAATAAACAACTTTCAAAAGACATCATTGAACTCCAGCGAAAGCTTTACGCTCAAAAGGAAAAAAGTCTACTAGTGATCTTTCAGGGGGTAGATGCTTCTGGAAAAGACAGTGCTTTAAGAGATGTGTTTCGAGAAATCAATCCTGCAGGGTGTCATGTATTTTCGTTTAAAAAGCCTACTGAAAAAGAGGCTTCACATGACTTTCTTTGGAGAGTTCATCACGTTTGTCCTGCTAAAGGAATGATCCATATTTTTAATCGTTCCCATTACGAGGATATTTTAGTCCCTAAAGTGGAAGGCTATCTACCCGATGACGTTATTGATGAGCGTTTCGAAATGATGAACGACTTCGAGCGAATGCTCACCAAAAATGGAACCACCATTCTAAAGTTCTACTTGCATCTAAGTAAAGATCGTCAAAAAGAAAAACTCATGAAACGGGTGAACCGCCATGATAAACATTACAAGCATAGCGATGGAGACTGGGAAGTCCGCAAGAAATGGGATCAATACATGGAGGTATACGAGGAGATCTTTGAACGATGCAATGAAGTTCCCTGGCATATCATCCCGAGTGATGACAATAAAGAAAAGGCCAACATCATTGCTAAAATTGTGATCGAAGCAATGGAGCAAATGGACCTATCCTTTCCACCTTTAAAAAGCAAATTATTTACGCCTGAATATGAAAATTAA
- a CDS encoding glycosyltransferase family 4 protein yields MKRVLFIAHHRLDRAPGQRYRFEQYFDWFKENGIECVLSNLLDEEDDRNLYKRRNYWNKFKIALKSWSKRRKDLKRIKDFDLVVIYREAKITRGIGFEKRASKMGVPMLFDFDDAIWVKDMSAGNKWLSFLKSSNKIQRILPLCSHVTAGNKYLAAYASQFNDNVSIVPSTIDCTKYVPLGRSSDKITIGWVGSHTTVKHFELVINVYKKLLKTYGEKIEFKVIGDPLYENKELGIVGEPWCNEKEVELFNSIDIGVMPLEEDAWTKGKCGMKGLLYMSVGKPAVMSAVGMNCEIVSHGKDGYVPVGEDEWYSVLSELIENESLRKEVGEQARTTILERFSTVSQQDYLLEIYQKAMGVKPEEMLVPQPVNPNPKVELTAELDSVA; encoded by the coding sequence TTGAAGAGAGTTTTATTCATAGCACACCACCGTCTAGACAGAGCCCCTGGTCAACGGTATCGTTTCGAGCAGTATTTTGACTGGTTCAAAGAAAACGGAATTGAATGCGTACTATCAAATTTATTGGATGAAGAGGATGATCGTAACCTCTACAAGCGAAGAAATTATTGGAACAAGTTCAAAATTGCTCTCAAATCTTGGAGTAAGAGAAGGAAGGATCTGAAGCGCATTAAAGATTTTGATCTAGTAGTCATTTACAGGGAAGCGAAAATTACCAGAGGAATTGGCTTTGAGAAAAGGGCCTCAAAAATGGGGGTTCCGATGCTTTTTGATTTTGATGATGCCATTTGGGTGAAAGATATGTCTGCTGGAAATAAGTGGTTGTCTTTTCTCAAGAGTAGCAATAAAATCCAAAGGATATTACCACTTTGTTCGCATGTAACGGCTGGAAACAAATACCTTGCGGCTTATGCAAGTCAGTTTAATGATAACGTATCCATTGTGCCCTCAACGATAGATTGTACGAAATACGTTCCTCTTGGAAGATCTTCGGATAAAATAACGATTGGTTGGGTGGGGAGCCATACTACCGTCAAGCATTTTGAATTGGTCATCAATGTCTACAAAAAACTACTGAAGACCTACGGTGAAAAAATTGAGTTTAAGGTTATTGGAGATCCGCTTTACGAAAATAAAGAACTGGGGATTGTAGGGGAGCCCTGGTGCAATGAGAAAGAGGTAGAGCTATTTAACAGTATTGATATTGGCGTAATGCCCTTAGAAGAAGACGCGTGGACTAAAGGTAAATGCGGAATGAAAGGCTTGCTTTACATGTCTGTAGGAAAACCAGCCGTAATGAGTGCAGTGGGTATGAACTGTGAAATTGTTTCCCATGGTAAAGACGGTTATGTGCCTGTAGGAGAAGATGAGTGGTACAGCGTATTGAGTGAATTAATTGAAAATGAATCACTTCGAAAAGAGGTGGGAGAGCAGGCAAGAACAACAATTCTTGAGCGGTTTTCTACCGTGTCTCAGCAAGATTATTTGCTTGAAATTTATCAAAAAGCGATGGGAGTTAAGCCAGAGGAAATGTTAGTTCCTCAACCAGTAAATCCTAATCCAAAAGTTGAATTGACAGCTGAATTGGATTCAGTGGCTTAA
- a CDS encoding ABC-F family ATP-binding cassette domain-containing protein — protein sequence MISTSNLSLQYGKRVLFDEVNIKFTQGNCYGVIGANGAGKSTFLKILAGDIDPTSGQVIFEPGKRMSVLRQDHHAFDEFTVLQTVIKGNEKLWKVMQEKDAIYAKPDFSEEDGMKASELEAEFAEMDGWNAEADAAALLSGLGIAEADHDKLLKDLEGSQKVRILLAQALFGNPDLLILDEPTNDLDLKTITWLEDFLLDFKNTVIVVSHDRHFLDTVCTHIADIDFSKIKLFSGNYTFWYESSQLALRQRASANKKAEDKKKELQEFIARFSANASKSKQATSRKKILDKINIDEIQPSSRKYPAIIFDQARQAGDQILHINDMSYVHEGETLFKDLNLNVMRGDKIAVIADNHLAVSMLFEILNDRVQPTTGDFKFGQTITTSYLPSDNTEYFQTDYNLIDWLRQYAEGDDVDEVYIRGFLGKMLFTGEETFKKASVLSGGEKVRCMVSRMMLKEANFLMLDEPTNHLDLESITAFNNSLKDFTGTIMFSSHDHTFTQTIATRILELTPNGCIDRTTTYDDYINSNKVAEMKAALV from the coding sequence ATGATTTCTACAAGTAATTTATCACTTCAATACGGTAAAAGAGTACTTTTTGACGAGGTAAACATCAAATTCACTCAGGGAAACTGCTATGGTGTGATTGGGGCAAACGGTGCTGGAAAATCTACCTTTCTTAAGATCTTAGCGGGAGACATTGATCCTACTTCAGGTCAGGTGATCTTTGAACCAGGAAAAAGGATGTCTGTACTTCGTCAGGACCACCATGCTTTTGACGAATTTACAGTACTTCAAACAGTTATCAAAGGAAATGAGAAGTTATGGAAAGTCATGCAAGAAAAGGATGCCATCTATGCTAAGCCTGACTTTAGTGAAGAAGACGGAATGAAGGCCTCTGAGTTAGAAGCTGAATTTGCTGAGATGGATGGATGGAATGCAGAGGCAGATGCTGCTGCTTTATTAAGTGGGTTAGGAATCGCTGAGGCAGATCACGATAAATTATTGAAAGACCTTGAAGGTTCTCAGAAGGTAAGAATTCTATTAGCTCAGGCTTTGTTTGGAAATCCTGATCTGTTAATTCTTGATGAGCCTACGAATGATCTGGACCTTAAAACGATTACCTGGTTGGAGGATTTCTTGTTAGATTTCAAAAACACCGTAATTGTTGTGTCACACGATCGTCACTTCTTAGATACGGTTTGTACGCACATTGCTGATATTGACTTTAGTAAGATCAAGTTATTCTCAGGGAACTACACTTTCTGGTACGAGAGTTCGCAACTGGCTTTAAGGCAAAGAGCTTCTGCGAATAAGAAAGCAGAGGACAAGAAAAAAGAATTACAGGAATTTATCGCTCGATTTAGTGCTAACGCTTCCAAGTCGAAGCAGGCAACTTCAAGGAAAAAGATCTTGGACAAGATTAATATTGATGAAATTCAACCTTCCAGCAGAAAGTATCCTGCCATTATCTTTGATCAGGCGAGACAAGCGGGAGACCAGATTTTACACATCAACGATATGAGTTATGTTCATGAAGGCGAGACTTTGTTTAAAGACCTCAACCTAAACGTAATGCGTGGTGATAAAATCGCTGTAATTGCCGACAATCACCTTGCAGTGAGTATGTTGTTTGAAATCCTCAACGACAGGGTTCAACCTACTACAGGTGATTTCAAGTTTGGTCAAACGATTACAACATCATACTTACCCAGTGATAACACTGAATACTTCCAAACAGATTACAACCTTATTGATTGGTTGAGACAATATGCAGAAGGGGATGATGTGGATGAAGTATACATCAGAGGTTTCTTAGGAAAAATGTTGTTTACAGGAGAAGAAACTTTTAAAAAGGCAAGTGTACTTTCCGGAGGAGAAAAAGTAAGGTGTATGGTTTCCAGAATGATGCTGAAAGAAGCAAACTTCTTGATGCTGGATGAACCTACTAACCACCTGGACTTAGAGAGTATTACTGCGTTCAATAACTCACTGAAAGATTTCACAGGAACAATTATGTTCAGCTCTCATGACCACACGTTTACGCAAACGATTGCCACGCGCATTTTGGAGTTGACCCCTAACGGTTGCATTGATAGAACGACTACTTATGACGACTACATCAATAGTAATAAGGTAGCTGAGATGAAAGCTGCATTGGTTTAG
- a CDS encoding sulfurtransferase yields the protein MTSPIINTKQLNAQLDNPNLILLDVSTPKVTGGNTDEQNQTIPGAIVVNLKRDFSDPSGTFPNTVPTPKQFEETCNRLGITNTSTVVVFDNLGVYSSPRVWWLFKLMGHQDVQVLDGGLPEWINSGYPTIESIAWDRNSMQNKTTSYVVDYQPAWVKSYDDIVQNTSESKFTIVDARSKGRFDGTAPEPRKHLQSGHIPNSLNLPYQEVLNENKFKSPQELNEIFSTLGADDKTTYSCGSGLTACIILLAGQLAGINSMNVFDGSWTAWAELQNLKKVD from the coding sequence ATGACCTCACCCATTATCAATACGAAACAGCTTAATGCACAATTAGACAATCCTAACTTGATCCTGCTAGACGTCTCAACACCAAAAGTTACAGGAGGAAATACCGATGAGCAAAATCAAACGATTCCAGGAGCAATCGTGGTGAACTTAAAGCGGGACTTCAGTGATCCTTCTGGTACATTTCCAAATACTGTTCCTACACCCAAACAATTTGAAGAAACGTGTAACCGCTTAGGAATTACCAACACATCAACCGTGGTTGTTTTTGATAATTTGGGAGTGTATTCTTCACCTCGAGTTTGGTGGTTGTTCAAATTAATGGGGCATCAAGATGTGCAAGTCTTGGATGGCGGTCTGCCCGAATGGATCAACTCAGGCTACCCGACCATTGAAAGTATTGCCTGGGATCGAAATAGTATGCAGAATAAAACTACATCCTACGTAGTTGATTATCAACCCGCATGGGTCAAGTCATACGATGACATCGTTCAAAACACCTCTGAATCAAAATTCACCATTGTTGATGCGCGTTCAAAAGGAAGGTTTGATGGAACTGCTCCCGAACCCAGAAAGCATCTACAAAGTGGCCACATTCCAAACTCTTTGAATTTACCTTATCAAGAAGTACTGAATGAGAATAAGTTCAAATCACCACAGGAACTAAATGAGATTTTTTCGACTCTAGGCGCTGATGACAAAACCACCTACAGTTGTGGTTCTGGCCTCACGGCATGCATCATCTTACTAGCCGGACAGCTTGCTGGAATCAATAGTATGAATGTATTTGACGGTTCCTGGACAGCGTGGGCTGAATTGCAAAACCTTAAAAAGGTAGATTAG